One genomic region from Frateuria soli encodes:
- a CDS encoding symmetrical bis(5'-nucleosyl)-tetraphosphatase, which yields MATYAIGDVQGCYPELSRLLDKLRFDPSRDQLWFCGDLVNRGGESLRVLRLLHGLRENVIATLGNHDLSLLAIAQRKPDAQSRVNPELREVLFAEDAPVLFEWLRNQKLLHYDEALGWGMVHAGLAPSWTLRQALRAAQEVERELSSPRHPRLLRNLFGNRPAAWSSRLQGIERFRATINTMTRMRYCDVNGRIDFEAKGPPGSQKPGLYPWFAVPGMRRREVKMVCGHWSALGRFAGLGVYAIDTGCVWGGQLTALRVDEEEPQYVTVNAEPHRKRPSGGED from the coding sequence ATGGCGACATATGCAATTGGCGACGTGCAAGGATGCTATCCGGAGCTCTCGCGCCTGCTCGACAAGTTGCGCTTCGACCCTTCGCGCGACCAGTTGTGGTTCTGCGGCGACCTGGTCAATCGCGGTGGCGAGTCGCTGCGGGTGCTGCGGCTGCTGCACGGCCTGCGCGAGAACGTCATCGCCACCCTGGGCAACCACGACCTGAGCCTGCTGGCGATTGCGCAGCGCAAGCCCGACGCCCAGTCGCGGGTCAACCCGGAGCTGCGCGAAGTGCTGTTCGCCGAAGACGCGCCGGTGCTGTTCGAGTGGCTGCGCAACCAGAAGCTGCTCCACTACGACGAGGCCCTGGGCTGGGGCATGGTGCACGCCGGGCTGGCGCCGTCGTGGACACTGCGCCAGGCTCTGCGCGCGGCGCAGGAAGTGGAGCGGGAACTGTCCAGCCCACGTCACCCGCGGCTGCTGCGCAACCTGTTCGGCAACCGTCCGGCGGCCTGGTCGAGCCGGCTGCAGGGGATCGAGCGTTTCCGCGCCACGATCAACACCATGACCCGGATGCGCTATTGCGACGTCAATGGCCGTATCGACTTCGAGGCCAAGGGGCCGCCCGGCTCGCAGAAGCCGGGGCTGTATCCGTGGTTCGCGGTGCCCGGCATGCGGCGGCGCGAGGTCAAGATGGTCTGCGGGCACTGGTCGGCGCTGGGCCGCTTCGCCGGGTTGGGCGTGTATGCGATCGACACCGGCTGTGTGTGGGGCGGCCAGCTGACCGCCCTGCGCGTGGACGAGGAGGAGCCGCAGTACGTCACGGTGAACGCGGAGCCTCATCGCAAGCGGCCATCCGGCGGCGAGGACTGA
- the ubiH gene encoding 2-octaprenyl-6-methoxyphenyl hydroxylase, which translates to MTFPIHSRGPVLIVGGGLVGASLAIALDAAGVDALLVEAAAPRADAQPSYDERNLALARATVNGLEAIGVWAHAREGATAIRHIHVSRAGDFGSVRLQARDAGVDALGWTLPARELGAALLRRLEDCTRLQRLAPATLEGIEPLPGGWRAQVRTAEGLRQIDAPLLVGADGTTSFVRERLGITAETHDYRQTLFVCTVTPEREHGHRAYERFSDDGPVALLPLAGRRCGLVLTVPEAQAAAVAAMDDTAYLALAQQRVGWRLGRLSRPGRRFPYAIQRVAASRLTAPRAVLVGNATQTIHPIGAQGFNLGLRDALTLAELVAATNDPGDERLLAAYAARRAPDREGTMAMSHGLVQLACLPQAWLGPLRSLALLACDRASPLRNEVLRRGMGFRGEPPRAVLERTP; encoded by the coding sequence ATGACTTTTCCCATCCACTCACGCGGGCCTGTGCTGATCGTCGGCGGCGGCCTGGTCGGTGCCAGCCTGGCGATCGCGCTGGATGCCGCCGGCGTCGACGCGCTGTTGGTCGAGGCCGCCGCCCCGCGCGCGGATGCGCAACCGAGCTACGACGAACGCAACCTGGCGCTTGCCCGCGCAACCGTAAACGGACTCGAAGCGATCGGCGTGTGGGCGCACGCGCGCGAGGGCGCCACGGCGATCAGACATATCCACGTCAGCCGCGCCGGCGATTTCGGCAGCGTGCGGCTCCAGGCCCGCGACGCGGGCGTCGACGCGCTGGGCTGGACGCTGCCGGCGCGCGAACTGGGCGCGGCGCTGCTGCGTCGCCTGGAGGACTGCACGCGCCTGCAACGGCTCGCTCCGGCCACACTGGAGGGGATCGAGCCGCTGCCCGGAGGCTGGCGCGCACAGGTACGGACGGCCGAAGGCCTGCGCCAGATCGATGCGCCGCTGCTGGTCGGCGCCGACGGCACGACTTCTTTCGTGCGCGAGCGGTTGGGGATCACCGCCGAAACGCACGATTACCGGCAGACGCTGTTCGTCTGCACGGTCACTCCCGAGCGCGAGCACGGCCATCGCGCCTACGAGCGATTCAGCGACGACGGGCCGGTCGCCCTGTTGCCGTTGGCCGGTCGCCGCTGCGGCCTGGTGCTCACCGTGCCGGAGGCGCAGGCCGCGGCGGTGGCCGCGATGGATGACACGGCATATCTGGCGCTGGCCCAGCAACGCGTCGGTTGGCGGCTGGGTCGTCTGAGCCGTCCGGGCCGGCGCTTTCCCTACGCGATCCAGCGCGTGGCCGCCAGCCGCCTCACCGCGCCGCGCGCGGTGCTGGTCGGCAATGCCACGCAGACCATTCATCCGATCGGCGCGCAGGGGTTCAACCTGGGCCTGCGGGATGCACTGACGCTGGCCGAACTCGTCGCGGCCACCAACGATCCGGGCGACGAACGCCTGCTTGCCGCCTACGCTGCCCGTCGCGCGCCCGACCGCGAGGGCACCATGGCGATGAGCCATGGCCTGGTGCAGCTGGCCTGCCTGCCGCAGGCCTGGCTCGGTCCGCTGCGCTCGCTGGCGCTGCTTGCCTGCGATCGCGCATCGCCGCTGCGGAACGAGGTGCTCCGGCGCGGCATGGGCTTCCGCGGCGAGCCGCCGCGGGCCGTGCTGGAGCGCACGCCGTGA
- a CDS encoding histone deacetylase family protein: MRLYTHPACLQHDPGPGHPESSARLHAVLAALDRDRFAALDRIEAPRASTAALERVHTPAHVARILGSAPSDGLVRLDEDTLMSPTSAEAALRAAGAVAAAVDAVLNERASRAFCAVRPPGHHATAGQAMGFCLFNNIAVGAAHALAEHGLERVAIADFDVHHGNGTQDVFAREPRVLFVSSHQWPLYPGSGGADETGVGNVLNVPLPPDTDSMTFRRVWEDRLLPRLDAFRPQLLLVSAGFDAHRADPLAQLQLDADDYAWLTTRLVDIARLHAAGRLVSTLEGGYHLDALAASAAAHVEALMA; encoded by the coding sequence CTGCGGCTCTACACCCATCCGGCCTGCCTGCAGCACGACCCCGGCCCCGGCCATCCTGAGTCTTCCGCCCGCCTGCATGCCGTGCTGGCGGCGCTGGACCGCGACCGCTTTGCCGCGCTGGATCGCATCGAGGCGCCGCGCGCCAGCACGGCGGCGCTCGAACGCGTGCACACTCCCGCGCACGTGGCGCGCATCCTTGGCAGCGCACCGTCCGACGGGCTGGTTCGCCTCGACGAAGATACCCTGATGTCCCCCACCTCGGCGGAGGCCGCCTTGCGCGCCGCCGGTGCCGTGGCGGCCGCCGTCGATGCGGTGCTCAACGAACGGGCCAGCCGCGCGTTCTGCGCCGTACGCCCGCCCGGACACCACGCCACGGCCGGCCAGGCGATGGGCTTCTGCCTGTTCAACAACATCGCCGTCGGCGCGGCGCACGCGCTGGCCGAACATGGCCTGGAGCGCGTGGCGATCGCCGACTTCGACGTGCACCACGGCAACGGCACGCAGGACGTCTTCGCGCGCGAGCCGCGGGTGCTGTTCGTCTCCAGCCACCAGTGGCCGCTCTACCCCGGCAGTGGCGGCGCGGACGAAACGGGCGTGGGCAACGTGCTCAACGTGCCTCTGCCGCCGGACACAGACTCGATGACGTTCCGGCGCGTCTGGGAGGACCGACTGTTGCCGCGGCTGGATGCCTTCCGTCCACAGCTTCTGCTGGTCTCGGCGGGCTTCGACGCCCACCGCGCCGATCCACTCGCGCAGCTGCAACTGGATGCCGACGACTATGCCTGGTTGACCACGCGGCTGGTGGACATCGCCCGCCTGCATGCGGCCGGCCGCCTGGTTTCGACCCTGGAAGGCGGCTACCACCTCGATGCCCTGGCCGCCAGCGCCGCCGCGCACGTTGAGGCGTTGATGGCCTGA
- the apaG gene encoding Co2+/Mg2+ efflux protein ApaG, whose product MNPKPSYTIDVQVETRFVPDQSKPHDNRYVFAYTVTLHNAGDVPARLLTRHWVITDANGKVEEVRGEGVVGDQPWMRPGDRYQYSSGAVLDTAVGTMRGSYEMLADDGTRFEAPIPPFTLSIPRTLH is encoded by the coding sequence ATGAATCCCAAACCTTCCTACACGATCGACGTGCAGGTCGAAACCCGCTTCGTTCCCGACCAGTCCAAGCCGCACGACAACCGCTACGTGTTCGCCTACACCGTGACGCTGCACAACGCCGGCGACGTGCCCGCGCGCCTGCTCACCCGCCACTGGGTGATCACCGACGCGAACGGCAAGGTGGAAGAGGTACGCGGCGAAGGCGTGGTCGGCGACCAGCCGTGGATGCGACCAGGCGACCGTTACCAGTACAGCTCCGGCGCCGTGCTGGACACCGCCGTGGGCACGATGCGCGGCAGCTACGAGATGCTCGCCGACGACGGTACCCGCTTCGAGGCGCCGATCCCGCCGTTCACGCTGTCCATACCGCGCACCCTGCACTGA
- a CDS encoding peptidylprolyl isomerase: MKHPTALLLLALAAATALPVQAQLLPQADATTSGTQPLDRIIAVVDDNVILQSELDDAVRSVRQQYASTPDRLPPEDVLKRQVLDRLILMKLQVAKAGEQGIRVSSSDVDQAVATVAQQNRMSPEQLQQAVEQSGQSFADFRSQLADQIMVQRLRESVVRDSVTITDSEINNLLNSPTYKAGEVHLAHIQISIPAGGTAEDIRAAQAKAQEALDAIKGGMDFNAAAIRYSDAQDALEGGDLGWRKMDEIPPAFADTIAGMKPGQVSAALRGPTGFHILKLVDQREPSRQVVTEYHARQILIRPSELVTPEQAQQKAQDLYNRIVNKHEDFAKLAKENSKDPTTANAGGDMGWFQRDQWGSTIAQQLSQLKDGEVSRPFQSEAGWHIVQLEGTRKSDVTEESERNQARQAIGNRKAEQAYEDFLRQIRADAYVNILVPELKDPDARDKS; the protein is encoded by the coding sequence ATGAAGCATCCCACCGCGCTGCTCCTCCTCGCGCTCGCCGCAGCCACCGCCCTGCCCGTCCAGGCCCAGCTGCTGCCGCAGGCCGACGCCACGACGTCGGGCACGCAGCCGCTCGACCGCATCATTGCGGTGGTCGACGACAACGTGATCCTGCAGAGCGAGCTGGATGACGCCGTGCGCTCGGTGAGGCAGCAGTACGCCAGCACCCCCGACCGGCTGCCACCGGAGGACGTACTCAAGCGACAGGTGCTCGATCGCCTGATCCTGATGAAGCTGCAGGTCGCCAAGGCCGGTGAGCAGGGTATCCGGGTTTCCAGCTCGGACGTCGACCAGGCAGTGGCCACCGTCGCGCAGCAGAACCGCATGAGTCCCGAACAGCTGCAGCAGGCGGTCGAACAGAGCGGTCAGAGCTTTGCAGATTTCCGCAGCCAGCTGGCCGACCAGATCATGGTCCAGCGCCTGCGCGAGAGCGTGGTGCGCGACTCGGTCACGATCACCGACAGCGAAATCAACAACCTCCTCAACAGCCCGACCTACAAGGCCGGCGAAGTGCACCTGGCGCACATCCAGATCTCGATCCCGGCCGGCGGCACCGCGGAAGACATCCGCGCGGCACAGGCCAAGGCGCAGGAGGCGCTCGATGCAATCAAGGGCGGCATGGACTTCAACGCCGCGGCGATCCGCTACTCCGACGCCCAGGACGCGCTGGAGGGCGGCGACCTCGGCTGGCGCAAGATGGACGAGATCCCGCCGGCCTTCGCCGACACCATCGCCGGCATGAAGCCCGGCCAGGTCAGCGCGGCGCTGCGCGGCCCGACCGGCTTCCACATCCTCAAGCTGGTCGACCAGCGCGAGCCCAGCCGCCAGGTGGTCACCGAGTACCACGCCCGCCAGATCCTGATCCGCCCGAGCGAGCTGGTGACGCCCGAGCAGGCGCAGCAGAAGGCGCAGGACCTGTACAACCGCATCGTCAACAAGCACGAGGACTTCGCCAAGCTGGCGAAGGAGAACTCCAAGGACCCGACCACCGCCAACGCCGGCGGCGACATGGGCTGGTTCCAGCGTGACCAGTGGGGTAGCACGATCGCCCAGCAGCTTTCGCAACTGAAGGATGGCGAGGTCTCGCGGCCGTTCCAGAGCGAAGCCGGCTGGCACATCGTGCAGCTGGAAGGCACGCGCAAGAGCGACGTGACGGAGGAGAGCGAGCGCAACCAGGCGCGCCAGGCGATCGGTAACCGCAAGGCCGAGCAGGCCTACGAGGACTTCCTGCGCCAGATTCGCGCCGATGCCTACGTCAATATCCTGGTGCCGGAACTGAAGGATCCGGACGCGCGGGACAAGAGCTGA
- the pdxA gene encoding 4-hydroxythreonine-4-phosphate dehydrogenase PdxA, with protein MNAGLPRLALTAGEPAGVGPELLVRLASTPLAAGLVAITDRDLLSRAAARCGVPLELHEDDGQPHAHVPGSLRVQHVPLVVEERPGKPDPRNARHILTTLAEAADGCLAGNYAAVVTAPLQKASINDAGIPFSGHTEFFAQRAGTDVVMMLASPELRVALATTHMPLHAVPAAITAESLERTLRIVHGELKARFGLGDPRIAVLGLNPHAGEGGHLGREEIEVIEPTLAKLRAQGMHLLGPLPADTAFVPAQRGRYDAVLAMYHDQALPVLKSEAFDRTVNITLGLPFIRTSVDHGTALDLAGTGRADPSSLIAAARMALDLAGCRGWVG; from the coding sequence GTGAACGCCGGCCTGCCGCGACTGGCGCTGACCGCCGGGGAGCCGGCCGGCGTCGGTCCCGAACTGCTGGTCCGGCTCGCATCGACACCGCTTGCGGCCGGACTCGTCGCGATCACCGACCGCGACCTGTTGAGCCGCGCCGCGGCCCGCTGCGGCGTGCCACTGGAGCTGCACGAGGACGACGGCCAGCCGCATGCGCACGTGCCAGGCAGCCTGCGCGTCCAGCATGTGCCGTTGGTGGTGGAGGAGCGTCCGGGCAAGCCCGACCCGCGCAATGCCCGCCACATCCTGACCACGCTGGCGGAGGCTGCGGACGGCTGCCTCGCGGGCAACTACGCGGCCGTGGTCACCGCGCCCCTGCAGAAGGCCTCGATCAACGACGCCGGCATCCCCTTCAGCGGCCATACCGAGTTTTTCGCGCAACGCGCGGGCACCGACGTGGTGATGATGCTGGCCAGCCCGGAACTGCGCGTGGCGCTGGCCACCACGCACATGCCGCTGCACGCGGTGCCCGCGGCGATCACCGCCGAATCGCTGGAGCGCACGTTGCGCATCGTGCACGGCGAGCTCAAGGCCAGGTTCGGCCTGGGCGATCCGCGTATCGCGGTGCTCGGCCTCAATCCGCATGCCGGCGAAGGCGGCCACCTCGGCCGTGAGGAAATCGAGGTGATCGAGCCCACGCTGGCGAAGTTGCGTGCGCAGGGCATGCACCTGCTCGGCCCGCTGCCGGCGGACACCGCTTTCGTGCCGGCCCAGCGCGGGCGCTACGACGCCGTGCTGGCGATGTATCACGACCAGGCGCTGCCGGTGCTCAAGAGCGAAGCCTTCGATCGCACCGTCAACATCACCCTCGGCCTGCCGTTCATCCGCACCTCGGTCGACCACGGCACGGCGCTGGACCTTGCCGGAACCGGTCGCGCGGATCCGTCCAGCCTGATCGCGGCCGCGCGGATGGCGCTGGATCTGGCCGGCTGTCGCGGCTGGGTCGGCTGA
- a CDS encoding LPS-assembly protein LptD, with translation MPPRRLLAVAAALALCGGPVEARTAVPEAAAPAAPAGTSTAGVSSCPLGAFHCPPRPESFALCRPNALLEFYDPTLPHDAALRETSDTVVDAAHVDSSDQAVYRLSGDVRIERADQLLRGDRIDYNNTTTDYDARGNVRYQEAGQLLSADRLRGNTQANRGVAENVRYQLLQSRGNGTAARGELLDAQRSSYNLVSYSTCDVGHHLWEVRARRLEIDKATGVGKAHGATMRFADVPFLYLPYFTFPVDDRRKSGFLYPTFGSSNRSGAMFAIPYYLNLAPNYDATLEPRIYTQRGTLLAGEFRYLLPGTRGQLNFEYLPNDHGDNRSDTQPTNGTDRWLLKYGDITHLWGPWSFNTSINRTSDRSYLRDFGNDLYTSSIGTLASNAYVLGHGNWWNASFGADSYQNVDPYLPDTVVQYKRWPRATLGLDVPLTHWLNFGARTEAVAFRKDDVIEGNRLDVYPYLAADFRGAAWFVRPKLAYRYTAYQLDANYANYGFQGPLTGTQASPFDDRTPSRALPIASLDTGLIFERPTSLFGTSYTQTLEPRLYYLYVPYRDQDDLPLFDTRRMSFDYWQLFSPNQFSGADRQMNANNLTAALTTRLLDDEGVERLSASIGQIHYFSPQRVQLPDGATTTAAPSDWTRSDYVAELGVQLNDRWRLTSAYQWSPNSRQTDLGTLGLQRRIGTEGLVNFSYRYRRNFLEQYDASAIYPISERWRLLGRWVYSVRDRRTVEALAGVEYDSCCVAVRVVGRHYVIASGPITERGRTNNALMFELVFKGLGAFNGQTEDVLRRGILGYQ, from the coding sequence TTGCCTCCACGCCGCCTGTTGGCGGTCGCCGCCGCCCTTGCCCTGTGCGGTGGCCCGGTCGAAGCGCGAACCGCGGTGCCCGAGGCTGCGGCGCCGGCCGCGCCCGCCGGCACCAGCACCGCCGGCGTATCGAGCTGCCCGCTGGGTGCGTTCCACTGTCCGCCGCGCCCGGAAAGCTTTGCCTTGTGCCGCCCCAACGCGCTGCTGGAGTTCTACGACCCGACGCTGCCGCACGACGCCGCGCTGCGCGAAACCTCCGACACGGTCGTCGACGCCGCCCACGTGGACAGCTCCGACCAGGCCGTCTACCGCCTTTCGGGCGACGTGCGCATCGAGCGTGCCGACCAGCTGCTGCGGGGCGACCGGATCGACTACAACAACACCACCACCGACTACGACGCGCGGGGCAACGTGCGCTACCAGGAGGCCGGCCAGCTGCTCAGCGCCGACCGCCTGCGCGGCAACACCCAGGCCAACCGCGGGGTGGCCGAGAACGTGCGATACCAGTTGCTGCAATCGCGCGGCAACGGCACCGCCGCCCGCGGCGAACTGCTCGATGCCCAGCGCAGCAGCTACAACCTGGTGAGCTATTCCACCTGCGACGTCGGTCATCACCTGTGGGAAGTGCGCGCCAGACGCCTGGAAATCGACAAGGCGACCGGCGTCGGCAAGGCGCACGGGGCGACCATGCGCTTCGCGGACGTGCCGTTTCTCTACCTGCCCTACTTCACCTTCCCGGTCGACGACCGACGCAAGAGTGGCTTCCTGTACCCGACCTTCGGCAGTTCGAACCGGTCGGGCGCGATGTTCGCGATCCCCTATTACCTGAACCTCGCGCCCAACTACGACGCCACGCTCGAACCGCGCATCTATACCCAGCGCGGCACCCTGCTGGCGGGCGAGTTCCGGTATCTGCTGCCCGGAACGCGCGGCCAGCTCAACTTCGAATACCTGCCCAACGACCACGGCGACAACCGCTCCGATACCCAACCGACCAACGGCACCGACCGCTGGCTGCTCAAGTACGGCGATATCACGCACCTGTGGGGACCGTGGTCGTTCAACACCAGCATCAACCGCACGTCCGACCGCAGCTACCTGCGCGACTTCGGCAACGACCTGTATACCTCCTCGATCGGCACGCTCGCCTCGAATGCCTATGTGCTCGGACACGGCAACTGGTGGAACGCCTCCTTCGGCGCTGACAGCTATCAGAACGTCGACCCCTACCTGCCCGACACCGTGGTGCAGTACAAGCGCTGGCCACGCGCCACGCTCGGGCTCGACGTGCCGCTCACCCACTGGCTCAACTTCGGCGCCCGTACCGAGGCGGTGGCGTTCCGCAAGGACGACGTGATCGAAGGCAACCGCCTCGACGTCTATCCCTACCTGGCTGCGGACTTCCGTGGCGCCGCCTGGTTCGTGCGCCCGAAACTGGCCTACCGCTACACCGCCTACCAGCTCGATGCCAACTACGCCAACTACGGCTTCCAGGGGCCGCTGACCGGTACGCAGGCCTCGCCTTTCGACGACCGCACGCCCAGCCGCGCCTTGCCGATCGCCAGCCTGGACACCGGCCTGATCTTCGAGCGCCCGACCTCGCTGTTCGGCACCTCCTACACGCAGACGCTAGAGCCGCGGCTGTACTACCTGTACGTGCCCTACCGCGACCAGGACGACCTGCCGCTGTTCGATACGCGGCGCATGTCGTTCGACTACTGGCAGCTGTTCTCGCCCAACCAGTTCTCCGGCGCCGACCGCCAGATGAACGCCAACAACCTCACCGCCGCGCTCACCACGCGCCTGCTGGACGACGAGGGCGTGGAACGGCTGTCGGCCAGTATCGGCCAGATCCATTACTTCTCGCCGCAGCGGGTACAGCTGCCCGACGGCGCCACCACCACCGCCGCGCCGAGCGACTGGACACGTTCGGACTACGTGGCCGAACTGGGTGTCCAGTTGAACGATCGCTGGCGCCTCACCAGCGCCTACCAATGGAGCCCGAACTCCCGGCAGACCGACCTGGGCACGCTCGGCCTACAGCGGCGCATCGGAACGGAGGGGCTCGTCAACTTCTCCTACCGCTACCGGCGGAATTTCCTGGAGCAGTACGACGCGTCGGCCATCTACCCGATCTCCGAGCGCTGGCGCCTGCTCGGGCGCTGGGTCTACTCGGTGCGCGACCGCCGCACGGTCGAAGCGCTCGCCGGCGTGGAATACGACAGTTGCTGCGTGGCGGTGCGGGTGGTCGGACGCCATTACGTGATCGCCAGCGGACCCATCACCGAGCGTGGCCGAACCAACAATGCGCTCATGTTCGAGCTGGTTTTCAAGGGTCTTGGCGCCTTCAACGGCCAGACTGAGGACGTCCTGCGGCGTGGTATTCTGGGCTATCAGTGA
- the rsmA gene encoding 16S rRNA (adenine(1518)-N(6)/adenine(1519)-N(6))-dimethyltransferase RsmA, which translates to MNARPKKSFGQHFLHEKRYIERIVSAISPRAGDRVVEIGPGEGALTLPLLAAAGRLVAIELDTDLIPALQARASTVGTLEIVHADVLEVDFTALAQRLGVPRIRLAGNLPYYISSPILFHCVDHACAIEDMHFMLQKEVVDRMAAEPGSKVYGRLSVMLQLACRVEPLFTVPPGAFRPPPKVDSAVVRLVPLAAHERHDADPLRLHAIVKAAFAQRRKTLSNGLKNMLDSAAIASAGIDPRARAETLSPGDFVRLARLPA; encoded by the coding sequence ATGAACGCCCGCCCCAAGAAAAGCTTCGGCCAGCACTTCCTGCACGAGAAGCGCTATATCGAGCGCATCGTCAGCGCGATTTCACCCAGGGCGGGCGACCGCGTCGTGGAGATCGGCCCGGGCGAAGGCGCACTTACCCTGCCGTTGCTGGCCGCCGCCGGCCGCCTCGTCGCGATCGAGCTGGACACCGACCTGATCCCCGCCCTGCAGGCGCGCGCGAGCACCGTCGGCACGCTGGAAATCGTCCATGCCGACGTACTCGAGGTGGACTTCACCGCGCTGGCGCAGCGCCTCGGTGTACCGCGCATACGCCTTGCCGGCAACCTGCCCTACTACATCTCCAGTCCGATCCTTTTCCATTGCGTGGACCACGCCTGCGCGATCGAGGACATGCACTTCATGTTGCAGAAGGAAGTGGTCGATCGCATGGCCGCGGAACCCGGCAGCAAGGTGTATGGCCGGCTGTCGGTGATGCTGCAACTGGCCTGTCGCGTCGAGCCGCTGTTCACCGTGCCGCCCGGCGCGTTCCGCCCGCCGCCGAAGGTCGATTCGGCGGTCGTGCGGCTGGTACCGCTGGCCGCGCACGAACGCCACGACGCCGATCCGCTGCGCCTGCACGCGATCGTCAAGGCGGCCTTCGCGCAGCGGCGCAAGACGCTGTCCAACGGGTTGAAGAACATGCTCGACAGTGCGGCGATCGCCAGCGCGGGGATCGACCCCAGGGCACGCGCAGAAACGCTTTCCCCCGGTGACTTCGTCCGACTGGCCAGGCTCCCGGCCTGA
- a CDS encoding UbiH/UbiF/VisC/COQ6 family ubiquinone biosynthesis hydroxylase gives MNARLPESRRRAPLLDVAVVGGGMVGAAAALALARAGFATALLEARPPMPWRTEDEIDLRVVGLAASSVALLDDLGVWTSIRDRRAASYSRMHVWDAHTGAAVDFDATADGRAWLGWIVENNLVQWTLWQTLEGAGVQRLCPAQVTGYEAGADRVTLQLDAGETGSLPARLLVAADGAGSPLRQLAGLDTHGRDYGQRGVVAHVATERPHQHTAWQRFLPGGPLALLPLADGRSSIVWSLPEAEAQRVLALDDTAFCAELGVASDFRLGPVLGTTRRAAFPLKLQLADRYQAERLVLLGDAAHAVHPLAGQGVNLGLRDVAELRDTLVAAREAGRDIAAPHVLRRYARRRRSADTLDAWSFDALGRIYAWQAPPLVAARELGVRLVDRLAPLKRRLAAHAAGRSV, from the coding sequence GTGAACGCGCGGCTTCCCGAATCGCGCCGCCGTGCGCCGCTGCTCGACGTGGCGGTGGTCGGCGGCGGCATGGTCGGTGCCGCCGCGGCGCTGGCACTGGCCCGTGCCGGTTTCGCCACCGCGCTGCTGGAAGCCCGTCCGCCGATGCCCTGGCGCACGGAGGACGAGATCGACCTGCGCGTGGTCGGGCTGGCGGCCTCGTCGGTTGCGCTGCTTGACGACCTCGGCGTCTGGACGTCCATCCGCGATCGCCGCGCCGCGTCCTATTCGCGGATGCACGTGTGGGATGCGCACACCGGCGCCGCGGTCGACTTCGATGCCACGGCCGACGGCCGCGCCTGGCTGGGCTGGATCGTGGAGAACAACCTGGTGCAGTGGACGCTGTGGCAGACGCTGGAGGGGGCCGGCGTGCAGCGGCTGTGCCCGGCGCAGGTCACCGGTTACGAAGCGGGCGCGGATCGCGTGACGCTGCAACTGGACGCCGGCGAGACAGGCAGCCTGCCGGCCCGCCTGCTGGTCGCCGCGGACGGCGCCGGCTCGCCGCTGCGCCAGTTGGCGGGGCTGGATACGCACGGCCGTGACTACGGCCAGCGCGGCGTGGTCGCGCATGTCGCCACCGAGCGCCCGCACCAGCACACCGCGTGGCAGCGCTTCCTGCCCGGTGGGCCGCTGGCGCTGCTGCCACTGGCCGACGGGCGCAGCTCGATCGTCTGGTCGCTGCCTGAGGCCGAGGCGCAACGCGTGCTGGCGCTGGACGACACCGCCTTCTGCGCCGAACTCGGCGTGGCGAGCGACTTCCGCCTCGGGCCGGTGCTCGGGACCACCCGTCGCGCCGCCTTCCCGCTCAAGCTGCAACTGGCCGACCGTTACCAGGCCGAGCGTCTGGTGCTGCTGGGCGATGCGGCACACGCGGTGCATCCCCTCGCCGGACAGGGTGTGAATCTGGGCCTGCGCGACGTGGCCGAGCTGCGCGACACCCTGGTGGCCGCGCGTGAAGCCGGCCGGGACATCGCCGCACCGCACGTGCTTCGCCGTTACGCACGTCGCCGGCGCAGCGCCGACACGCTTGACGCGTGGAGCTTCGATGCATTGGGCCGCATCTACGCCTGGCAGGCGCCACCGCTGGTCGCGGCGCGGGAGCTGGGCGTGCGCCTGGTCGACCGGCTGGCGCCGCTCAAGCGCCGCCTCGCCGCGCATGCGGCGGGCCGTTCCGTCTAG
- a CDS encoding cob(I)yrinic acid a,c-diamide adenosyltransferase — translation MGNRLSKIYTRTGDDGSTGLGDGSRVPKDSARVAAYGTVDELNSTIGMVLACADVPPEVRETLTQVQHELFDLGGELCIPGMAMVQDADITRLESVLDSFNEPLPPLKEFILPGGGMAAACCHLARTVCRRAEREVITLAREETVRPQAQRYLNRLSDLLFVICRVLARAGGHGEVIWQHERRPRG, via the coding sequence ATGGGCAACCGCCTGTCGAAGATCTATACGCGCACGGGCGACGACGGCAGCACCGGCCTGGGCGACGGTTCGCGGGTACCGAAGGATTCGGCCCGGGTGGCCGCCTATGGCACGGTGGACGAACTCAACAGCACCATCGGCATGGTGCTCGCCTGCGCCGACGTACCGCCCGAAGTGCGCGAAACGCTGACCCAGGTCCAGCATGAGCTGTTCGACCTGGGCGGCGAGCTGTGCATCCCCGGCATGGCGATGGTGCAGGACGCGGACATCACGCGGCTGGAATCCGTACTGGACAGCTTCAACGAACCGCTGCCGCCGTTGAAGGAGTTCATCCTGCCCGGCGGCGGCATGGCGGCGGCCTGCTGCCACCTGGCGCGTACGGTGTGCCGCCGCGCCGAGCGTGAGGTCATCACGCTGGCCCGCGAGGAAACCGTGCGCCCGCAGGCGCAGCGCTACCTCAACCGGTTGTCGGACCTGCTGTTCGTGATCTGCCGCGTGCTTGCGCGTGCCGGCGGCCACGGCGAGGTGATCTGGCAGCACGAGCGCCGTCCGCGCGGCTGA